Proteins encoded together in one Anticarsia gemmatalis isolate Benzon Research Colony breed Stoneville strain chromosome 1, ilAntGemm2 primary, whole genome shotgun sequence window:
- the LOC142974819 gene encoding uncharacterized protein LOC142974819 yields MESDDATLTVHGDEANGVGAHMNVWNNFMDEYLMPFSHYMISVSYAAYLRMTLMNVTVFALKYLPAGFYMYKFIKDMYLMSRERIKKKQSEMEDIQLQIQIVNTKLCVRDAEFAERAEELRCSAERLRRARARVRDVIAADDSLRRTLANATHWDTDEVNLQSPPREEERDIVVELLKELRQDRLAKSDWSPEQGSDNVQSTEPNTPENSEYSSLSDADLRPDCRVKIVKVTNVYKVAYLKHYMKQKRLRRANKQAMLKKKMESIKKLLEDWQKTLNMVVNSKLTILNMDPHPMDVASQEAMGDYSKPRESTDSDSDMRHSWPDMYDEYSLSWAQNPYKPYAYNYEVSTIYSFLFHNTRVYKRETKRTVED; encoded by the exons ATGGAGTCTGATGATGCCACGCTTACTGTGCACGGAGACGAAGCGAACGGTGTAGGAGCTCATATGAACGTGTGGAACAATTTCATGGATGAATACCTCATGCCTTTTTCACATTACATGATTAGTGTATCGTATGCAGCGTATTTACGAATGACACTCATGAACGTG ACAGTATTTGCTCTAAAATACTTGCCAGCGGGATTCTACATGTACAAGTTCATAAAAGATATGTATTTGATGTCGCGGGAGagaattaaaaagaaacaaagtgAAATGGAAGATATTCAACTGCAG ATCCAGATAGTGAACACAAAGCTGTGCGTGCGAGATGCTGAGTTTGCTGAGCGTGCGGAGGAGCTACGATGTAGTGCAGAACGTCTGCGACGCGCGCGTGCTCGCGTGCGTGACGTCATCGCGGCTGACGATTCCTTGCGACGAACACTCGCTAACGCCACTCATTGGGACACCGATGAAGTTAACTTACAGTCTCCACCACGAGAAGAAG AACGCGACATCGTCGTAGAATTGTTGAAGGAATTAAGACAAGATCGTTTAGCAAAATCCGATTGGTCACCAGAGCAAGGCAGTGATAATGTGCAGTCGACAGAACCGAACACGCCGGAGAATAGCGAGTACTCGTCACTGAGTGATGCCGACCTACGACCGGATTGCCGCGTCAAAATCGTCAAAGTTACCAATGTATACAAAGTAGCCTATCTAAAACATTACATGAAACAGAAGAGGCTACGAAGGGCCAATAAACAGGCAATGTTAAAGAAGAAG ATGGAGAGCATTAAAAAGCTTTTAGAAGATTGGCAGAAGACCCTTAATATGGTCGTAAACAGTAAATTGACTATACTGAACATGGATCCACATCCTATGGATGTGGCTTCACAAGAAGCTATGGGCGATTACTCGAAACCTCGTGAATCAACGGACTCTGACAGTGATATGAGGCACAGCTGGCCAGACATGTACGACGAGTATAGTCTAAGCTGGGCACAGAATCCGTACAAGCCTTACGCCTATAACTATGAAGTGAGTACTATATATTCATTCCTATTCCATAATACTCGAGTGTATAAACGAGAAACAAAACGAACAGTAGAAGATTAA